A genomic segment from Andrena cerasifolii isolate SP2316 chromosome 7, iyAndCera1_principal, whole genome shotgun sequence encodes:
- the LOC143371786 gene encoding uncharacterized protein LOC143371786 isoform X1 codes for MYILGYSSKASLYISLHLLRFRETSRVFGDIIESRRSLSTMETLLPSEIARLVLGYLESQNCIEAAKIFLDTSPHLQECRIVISNGRRFSTRVGGTTLLEIIEKFFAINATIQERLGKIADCEQLKHCRDLLEQLKFLIEETRGQRFVVNINVPTQANSQICNGSPIVSSSARKRRHSNSDRERCKRTKITSNASHHSESPSTRGSDSTEATPLESLPGHTETSTRQSKYVVEDKENPKDECNSFQWKHQGWLGGDDNQDFLNVETVNTVTNSLFKENNIKSSYSIEKRTAATSTEELSSCSCAQVQTTLFGTPESESDGNDEPIENLSLLTKELLNRTELQERIAENINKAILPTDISLKDETLNESVNGEGANTCTMTELNSAIKAIVEATESDPVFEKLFDEIVGPHAETDTSPDEDTAATTAEAKLETRFALDESREKQSIINANNFSSPVEPILLVDVKSVNETNEADVPLKHRLRSSSRQQNVRVEDEQRDQEKDYSALEDQNAAAVLSIINANIANSCNNRLINDRTVTIVDATNKSTVRLDTIDDFEKRLPTINVSPIKDTQLGKSASGDDRKKVDSICATIASIDTESKMRKSSSSSSSSVRRPRPAKLGRVPKSNAKDYVTPEQDMLAMPTLIVCSREEMSNISATSTPYPANRTMTSTTHSRFVPIVPRDPTSSKNVKNVVETLYLKTVNVFQKLPPPSHNDLTNDSGNVIPCAPLQNGNNCKVNDEAKSAPPVQTLNTQIGSLIGSPVATTTAGSIVGESIITLYSNENGARTVLPDSCSMPTINVEDVVNLSGTGLSPYVKFNCNKANERVDTAADIDSTPIVQNAKVVAACKPNVPQDPCPSTSKSNDRDIISKRTPRSLLKSRSKNHRLSLSTPRRRNSHVRALDFNTPMKVVVAGSSRTSKAKKTTIGENENLHFSPRSAKHVKSVRRTCLFKSPPFSNSAAAAATAVSAYGVDTQLKKHRQPLQVPIATRSPLPKLMGDWEKCNGVGLMLGDASPQQMNSAFLDKQVQSNSSAVASSVWDADLRKSLQVTSTGGEKQRTKVSTSKKATGQMRGKTAASKKAKCANSRVPRRRNKNMPTKGVVDAKTERPDETQKATESTVAENARMRTLPVHSTSPLDTHVNHILTNNCNTKNDSVSQARDIGKLRDIPEEENANKVSLQRYQHTAITTTATTTTATTTTTTATTTDNVSLQKKNVKKYAQLKTLKTNLNKCSTEQKPSLGGDIISADTMQCLEFTQQILQMPADTIELETPRKFETTSGVPPTPRLLSPSSSDTATPFVKINEDSSKMRSFINTPDFPTTPCIALTPKHSGETSKDMTAKKETFNSCSPYYKPTTDMEHNEHAERFKKSESGNTVQKSPTGLEQSTKQSVPHDIISSTNVYQTCVSAKLEITQFEVIKENLPKEEAVKELLISTNPRDSVCWTKLKEVDCIKDDGVAGHVGETKYDGTEFCTKSINDDDVHLRNGTESNDSCTSSSCSSSSSSSSSSSCSSSSSSSSSSSSSSSSSSSPSPSPAPSPSPSVSNHSSATNAFVKSFPNKGTCKKVPNQIYTDTSNDSAHVTETVVPESNSSMIKINTTDVLCTNHAVETIIASRMCESSPLKVFSISKNEEELNCDTKETPAKDETLLNEANISETPSSSKIGVENLPRKSFKISPFVSSGNRKPLKSNNSTAKKKPKIVNIQRVRLNSLITLRTNSRLKSPSSVLQKHKRSLTTNEKLVLQLEAKRQRMMAKFREIPGSNPTRGKSLQRRMIFKGKNNSTSPMKKSNQSKHNQRAGGNKIKRKKKRLKEEGPDNNINNINNKNDDVNSEKRVREDDNDATIRDEALTLEIARDTDNREKSDLKKVGNLSVYDVTNDDQLTSTYQDSKGLDAPAAEKKTGNSNVTKEKSVSSTLELAGNSRVKCAAINTAEQHTAENEESNRGHNLNVKQLENNGPITEIDSRTSKSDTIRKKEHNRNEGNASKVEFSNYGSKTRSVLKLKVDQVKRDLFSDEENNHETFNSTKFSTIREDDVCNPASTTITNSTITNTTSITITSTTTTTAVATITTTTTAVATITSSTTAVATITSSTTTTTATNAIDRPAAAIVITNINTSTTTKSPTENLDSSSPKNLSCVLQCLQLVPTCKNIYTEEPEYEYDYDRKADFNATSVPNSVEYHFLYDNNVPVKKRRRKYSSRELEFQVNIVLNEEGGDDCVRVMTATDYEEMINIPPKSRKRLASRKSSSSSSPVKKENVCESSKRTTGGTCTTETVHTKPLATSSPINKTLTHKPKKVAVKTCLTAERNNEVQQDNKRRAKVEKCRDIDEDISPSKIRERKLSEARESKQVERRPYATDPKALLSNLDLDKFLTSVHGPA; via the exons ATGTATATACTAGGCTATTCCTCGAAAGCGTCTCTTTACATCTCTCTGCATTTGTTAAGGTTCCGAGAAACGTCTCGAGTTTTCGGCGATATCATTGAGTCGAGAAGATCGTTAAGTACTATGGAAACATTATTGCCTTCGGAAATAGCTCGATTGGTTCTCG GATACCTCGAGAGTCAAAACTGCATCGAAGCtgctaaaatatttttagacacaTCTCCGCATTTGCAAGAATGTCGTATCGTAATTTCAAATGGAAGGCGATTTAGTACCAGAGTCGGTGGAACGACATTGTTGGagattatagaaaaatttttcgcTATAAATGCAACGA tTCAGGAGCGTCTTGGCAAAATTGCAGATTGCGAGCAATTAAAACATTGCAGAGATCTACTCGAACAATTAAAGTTTCTAATCGAAGAGACTCGTGGACAGCGTTTTGTCGTCAACATCAATGTTCCCACACAG GCCAATTCTCAAATCTGCAACGGTTCTCCAATCGTGTCCAGCAGTGCTCGTAAAAGACGTCACAGTAACAGTGATCGCGAACGATGTAAGCGTACGAAAATAACATCCAATGCATCTCATCATTCCGAATCACCCTCCACTCGAG GTTCGGATAGCACAGAAGCTACTCCATTGGAAAGTCTACCTGGCCACACAGAAACGTCCACACGACAATCTAAATATGTGGTCGAGGATAAGGAAAATCCAAAGGACGAATGCAATAGCTTTCAATGGAAGCATCAAGGT TGGTTAGGGGGCGACGACAATCAAGATTTTTTGAATGTGGAAACAGTGAATACTGTCACGAATAGCTTGTTTAAAGAAAACAACATCAAGAGCTCCTACTCCATTGAGAAGCGTACAGCTGCCACAAGTACGGAAGAACTGTCAAGTTGTTCGTGCGCACAAGTTCAGACTACTCTTTTCGGTACACCAGAGTCCGAGTCCGATGGCAACGACGAACCTATAGAAAATTTAAGC CTACTGACAAAAGAGCTCCTGAATCGGACAGAATTACAAGAACGTATTGCTGAGAATATTAATAAAGCGATACTCCCAACGGATATATCTTTGAAAGATGAAACATTAAACGAATCTGTGAACGGCGAAGGAGCAAATACTTGCACGATGACCGAGCTGAATAGTGCCATTAAAGCAATAGTAGAGGCCACAGAGTCCGATCCGGTGTTTGAAAAGCTTTTCGACGAAATCGTTGGGCCACACGCGGAAACCGACACAAGCCCCGACGAAGATACCGCCGCCACCACCGCCGAAGCCAAGTTGGAAACCAGATTCGCTCTCGACGAATCGCGGGAGAAGCAATCTATAATTAACGCGAACAACTTTAGTTCCCCAGTAGAACCTATACTACTCGTAGATGTGAAGTCAGTTAACGAGACGAATGAAGCAGACGTGCCGTTAAAGCACAGACTTCGTAGTTCTTCTAGACAACAAAACGTTCGCGTTGAAGACGAACAACGGGATCAAGAGAAAGATTACAGTGCCTTGGAGGATCAGAATGCTGCTGCAGTGTTGAGCATAATAAATGCAAACATCGCTAATAGCTGTAATAACAGATTAATCAACGATCGAACCGTGACAATCGTAGACGCCACGAATAAATCTACGGTTAGGTTGGACACAATTGATGATTTCGAAAAAAGATTGCCAACTATAAATGTTTCACCGATTAAAGACACACAGCTGGGGAAATCGGCAAGCGGTGATGATCGGAAAAAGGTCGACAGCATCTGTGCAACGATTGCAAGTATCGACACGGAATCGAAGATGAGgaaatcgtcgtcgtcgtcgtcgtcgtcggtgaGGCGACCACGGCCTGCGAAACTTGGACGCGTGCCGAAAAGTAACGCGAAAGACTACGTCACGCCCGAACAAGACATGTTGGCGATGCCGACGTTAATAGTCTGTTCGAGAGAAGAGATGAGCAATATATCGGCTACAAGTACGCCCTATCCGGCAAATCGCACTATGACGTCCACCACGCATTCGCGCTTCGTACCAATCGTTCCCAGGGACCCGACGAGTAGTAAAAATGTCAAAAATGTCGTAGAAACATTGtatttgaaaactgtaaatgtTTTTCAGAAACTACCACCGCCATCTCACAACGACTTGACGAACGACTCGGGAAACGTAATACCTTGCGCACCGTTGCAAAACGGGAACAACTGCAAGGTAAACGACGAAGCAAAGAGTGCACCACCTGTTCAGACTCTTAACACCCAGATCGGCAGTTTGATCGGGAGTCCTGTTGCAACCACCACAGCTGGATCAATCGTCGGAGAGTCGATAATAACCCTTTACAGCAATGAAAATGGCGCAAGAACCGTACTGCCGGATAGTTGCAGCATGCCTACGATAAACGTAGAAGATGTCGTTAATCTATCCGGTACTGGGTTGTCTCCCTACGTGAAATTTAATTGCAATAAGGCTAACGAGCGTGTCGATACGGCGGCGGATATCGACTCTACACCTATCGTACAGAATGCGAAAGTGGTCGCGGCATGTAAACCCAACGTTCCGCAGGACCCGTGCCCTTCCACGTCCAAGAGTAACGATCGCGATATCATTAGCAAACGAACTCCGCGATCTTTGTTAAAAAGCAGATCAAAAAATCATAGATTGAGTTTATCGACACCCAGAAGGAGAAACAGTCACGTAAGAGCCCTCGACTTTAACACTCCGATGAAGGTAGTTGTTGCTGGCTCGAGCAGGACGAGCAAggcgaagaagacgacgatcGGTGAAAACGAGAACTTGCATTTTTCACCTAGATCCGCTAAGCATGTTAAATCTGTGCGAAGGACTTGTCTTTTTAAATCTCCTCCATTCTCCAACagtgcggcggcggcggcgacggCGGTATCCGCGTACGGAGTAGACACTCAATTGAAGAAACACCGTCAGCCTTTACAAGTCCCTATAGCAACGAGAAGTCCTTTGCCAAAGCTTATGGGTGACTGGGAGAAATGCAACGGCGTTGGACTTATGCTGGGTGACGCATCTCCGCAACAGATGAACAGTGCTTTTCTGGACAAGCAAGTTCAATCCAACTCGTCCGCGGTTGCGTCAAGTGTTTGGGACGCAGATTTGAGGAAATCTCTACAAGTAACCAGCACGGGCGGCGAGAAGCAGAGAACAAAGGTATCCACCAGTAAAAAGGCGACAGGTCAAATGAGAGGTAAGACTGCTGCGTCGAAGAAAGCCAAGTGTGCTAATTCTCGTGTACCGAGAcggagaaataaaaatatgccGACCAAAGGTGTAGTTGACGCGAAAACTGAACGTCCGGACGAAACACAGAAAGCAACAGAATCGACTGTCGCGGAAAATGCGCGTATGCGTACGTTACCGGTCCATTCTACAAGTCCGTTGGACACGCACGTAAATCACATTCTAacgaataattgtaatacgaagaaCGACAGCGTCTCCCAAGCGCGCGACATTGGAAAATTACGAGATATTCCGGAAGAAGAGAACGCTAACAAGGTATCGTTACAAAGGTATCAACACACTGCGATAACAACAACGGCAACGACGacaacggcgacgacgacgacgacgacggcaacAACAACCGATAATGTATCGttgcagaaaaaaaatgttaaaaagtaTGCACAgctaaaaacattgaaaactaatTTGAACAAATGTAGTACTGAACAGAAACCGAGTCTGGGAGGCGACATAATCTCCGCGGATACCATGCAGTGTTTAGAGTTTACGCAACAGATATTACAAATGCCTGCTGATACGATCGAGTTGGAAACGCCAAGGAAATTTGAAACTACCTCCGGCGTTCCACCGACGCCGCGATTACTCAGCCCCAGCAGCAGTGATACAGCAACGCCATTTGTGAAGATCAACGAAGATTCTAGCAAAATGCGTAGTTTCATAAACACTCCAGATTTCCCGACAACACCCTGCATAGCATTAACACCTAAACATTCCGGGGAAACGTCCAAGGATATGACTGCGAAGAAGGAAACATTCAACTCTTGTTCTCCATACTACAAGCCTACTACTGATATGGAGCACAACGAGCATGCTGAAAGATTTAAAAAGTCAGAATCAGGTAACACTGTGCAGAAATCACCCACGGGGCTTGAGCAGAGTACGAAGCAATCTGTACCTCACGATATTATCAGTTCCACAAATGTGTATCAAACTTGTGTTTCTGCGAAATTAGAAATAACGCAATTCGAAGTGATTAAAGAAAATCTACCAAAAGAAGAAGCAGTGAAAGAACTCTTAATATCAACCAATCCCCGAGACTCAGTGTGCTGGACAAAGTTGAAAGAGGTCGACTGTATCAAGGATGATGGTGTTGCGGGACATGTGGGTGAAACCAAGTACGATGGTACAGAATTTTGCACGAAAAGCATCAACGACGATGATGTACACTTACGTAACGGTACAGAGTCAAACGACTCTTGCACTTCATCCTCttgctcttcctcctcctcttcctcctcctcctcctcctgctcatcatcatcatcatcatcatcctcCTCATCATCATCCTCCTCATCCTCATCGTCACCGTCACCATCACCGGCACCGTCACCGTCACCGTCCGTTTCCAATCATTCGAGTGCAACGAATGCGTTCGTAAAATCTTTCCCCAATAAGGGGACATGTAAAAAAGTTCCCAATCAGATTTATACCGATACGAGCAACGATTCGGCACATGTTACGGAAACGGTGGTCCCGGAAAGTAATTCGTCAATGATAAAGATCAACACAACGGACGTACTATGTACAAATCATGCGGTCGAAACGATTATTGCTTCGAGAATGTGCGAGTCGTCGCCTTTAAAAGTATTTTCAATATCAAAGAACGAAGAAGAACTAAACTGCGATACCAAAGAAACTCCCGCTAAAGACGAGACCTTGCTGAACGAAGCAAATATTTCAGAGACTCCCAGCAGTTCAAAAATTGGTGTGGAGAATCTACCacgtaaatcttttaaaatttcacCGTTCGTTTCTTCGGGGAACCGAAAACCCTTAAAATCGAATAATTCTACGGCAAAGAAGAAACCGAAAATCGTGAATATACAACGCGTGAGATTAAATTCCTTGATTACTCTCAGAACCAATAGTCGTTTGAAAAGTCCATCTTCAGTTCTACAGAAACATAAAAGGTCTCTGACTACAAATGAGAAGCTAGTCTTGCAATTGGAAGCAAAGCGTCAACGCATGATGGCCAAGTTCAGAGAAATCCCCGGGTCCAATCCGACTCGCGGAAAATCTCTGCAGAGACGTATGATTTTTAAGGGTAAGAATAATAGTACTAGTCCGATGAAAAAGAGTAATCAGTCTAAGCACAATCAGAGGGCTGGCGGGAACAAAattaagaggaagaagaagagattgAAGGAGGAGGGGCCTGATAATAATATCAACAACATTAACAACAAGAACGACGACGTGAATTCAGAGAAACGGGTTCGAGAGGACGATAATGATGCAACTATACGCGACGAAGCGTTGACTTTAGAAATTGCGAGGGACACGGATAACCGAGAAAAGAGCGACTTGAAAAAAGTTGGCAATCTGTCCGTGTATGACGTTACAAATGATGATCAGCTTACTAGCACGTATCAAGACTCGAAGGGTTTAGACGCACCCGCAGCGGAAAAGAAAACTGGCAATTCAAACGTCACGAAGGAGAAAAGCGTATCATCAACACTGGAACTGGCGGGAAATTCGCGGGTGAAATGCGCTGCCATTAATACTGCCGAACAACACACTGCTGAGAACGAGGAGTCGAACAGAGGACACAATTTGAATGTAAAACAATTGGAAAATAATGGACCGATTACTGAAATTGACTCGCGAACGAGTAAATCCGATACAATAAGAAAGAAGGAGCATAATCGTAACGAGGGAAACGCGAGCAAGGTAGAATTCTCGAATTATGGTAGTAAAACAAGAAGCGTGTTAAAATTAAAGGTCGATCAAGTAAAACGAGACTTGTTCAGCGACGAAGAAAACAATCACGAGACATTTAATTCGACAAAATTTTCGACCATTCGGGAGGATGATGTATGCAATCCAGCGTCCACTACAATCACAAATTCCACCATCACTAATACCACTAGTATCACCATCACCtctaccactactactactgctgttgctactattactactactactactgctgTTGCTACTATTACTAGTAGTACTACTGCTGTTGCTACTATTACCAGTAGTACTACTACTACCACCGCAACCAATGCCATTGATCGGCCTGCTGCTGCTATTGTTATTACCAATATTAATACCAGTACCACTACTAAATCGCCTACAGAAAATCTCGATTCGTCAAGTCCCAAGAATTTGTCTTGCGTTCTTCAATGCTTACAACTAGTCCCTACGTGTAAGAATATTTATACAGAAGAACCTGAATACGAGTACGACTACGACCGTAAGGCTGATTTTAACGCAACCTCTGTACCCAACTCGGTAGAGTATCATTTCTTATATGACAACAATGTACCCGTAAAAAAGAGGAGGCGAAAATACAGCAGTCGCGAATTAGAATTTCAAGTTAATATCGTCTTAAACGAAGAGGGTGGTGACGATTGCGTTAGAGTAATGACTGCCACCGATTACGAAGAGATGATTAATATTCCGCCAAAGTCTAGGAAAAGACTGGCAAGTAGaaaatcatcatcatcatcgtcacCGGTCAAGAAGGAAAATGTTTGCGAATCTTCCAAGAGAACGACTGGCGGCACTTGCACCACAGAGACTGTACATACGAAGCCGCTAGCTACGTCTTCTCCTATCAACAAAACGCTTACACACAAGCCGAAAAAAGTGGCTGTTAAAACATGTCTAACAGCCGAAAGAAATAACGAGGTGCAACAAGATAATAAAAGACGGGCGAAAGTGGAGAAATGTCGCGACATCGATGAGG acatCTCCCCCTCGAAAATTCGAGAAAGAAAATTATCAGAGGCGAGAGAATCCAAGCag GTTGAAAGACGGCCATACGCAACCGATCCAAAAGCGTTGCTGAGCAACTTGGATCTGGATAAGTTTCTAACATCTGTCCATGGACCAGCGTGA